The DNA sequence ATTGATAATTATAACCTCACTCTTCAATAGACCACCACCAGGAATTTGGCGGTGGTCTAAACCGTGGTGATTTATTTATTATGGTTATCGATACATATTTTGATTCTTGCATGGTGCATGATCAATGATTTACTGAACGAACAGGATTTGCGAACCAAGACCCCGCAGCGGTGGCGGAGGGACCAGTTGAGGGCCTCCACGGTACTGGTTCGCCCGCTGCCTTTGGCGCTGGGCTGGTGCGCGTGGGTGGGCAACACCGTGGCATAGGCTTCCCAGGCATCCGTGTAGTACGTCGTATTGGTTTGCTAACGGGCGGGCAAGGCTTGAAAGAGCCGCCGCCCTGTGGCCGCTCCCCGGCAGCCCAATACCCCGGCCACGATGCGCCGGGAGGCCCGTTCGACTGCCAACCACCGCCATACTTTGCGCTTGCCGACAAAGGTCCATATTTCATCCAGTTCCAATACCGCTTCTTCCGGCTCAACTAATTCCGAATCAACTGCCTTCATTATGACTTTTTTTTATCCACCGCGCAATCGTCATGCGGGCAACACCCGTGACCCGCACCACGCTGCGTTGCGAGTTGCGCTCGACTAGCAACTTGAGCCCCTGCTTGTACTGAGCGGCCCGCTGCGGCGCGGCGGGGGCAAAAACCGCCTGATGGCCGCAGTCGTAGCAGTGATACTTGGCTTTGCCGCGACTCGACCCGTTTTTTTAGAGCCGTTGGCTTGCACACTTGGCACACGTTAGAATAGTTGAAATTATACATAAATATAATAAAGCTTATTCGGCGTAGTTAGCGAGTTTCGCGTGGACAGGTGCGCGATAGGCGCGGTGCGGGCTGCGCACGCGCAGGTTGTGCAGCCCACAGGCCACGACCATGACCGTATCGCGCACCCATTCGCCGCGCAAGCGGATAGTGCCCTGCACCATGTGCAGGCGCTTGATACCGCTGTGCGCGTGTTCGATAACGACGCGCAACGGACTCAGCAACTGGTTATACAGCTTTTGGGCAAACGTCAACTCCCGCTTCGGCGGCTTCTTGTGGGGCATCTCCACCACGACCCCGGTCGGGGCGTGGCCCAGCAAGCCCAAATCCTGCCGTAACACGCAGCCCGCCGGTAGGTGCAGCGCGTACTCGTCGGCCAGTTTTTTGTCGTGCGCTCGCCCGCTTTCCGTAGCCGAGAGAAAATGCACGTACTGCGTGGAATCGCATAAGGTCATGTTTTTCACGCGGTGCGCTTTTTTTTGGCGCTGTACTCCTCCGCCTGGGCCTCCCGGTCCGTGTTACGTGGTACGCCCCGCTCGACCCCGTCGTAGGCAAAGACCGGCTCCGGGTGGTTAGCCAGGCGCTGAGCCAACTCGCCGCCGTCGCGCACGGGCAGCAGCCCGCGCCGGGCCAGCACCTGGTTGAGCACGCCCAGCAGGGCGGTAGCCAAGTGGCTGACGCGCGCTTGCGAAATGCCAAAGCTGGCGGCCTGGTGCTCTTGCAAGGCGTTGCTTTTGAGG is a window from the Hymenobacter nivis genome containing:
- a CDS encoding transposase family protein; protein product: MDYLSLRERPRQFLALTSLRAAEFDDLLTDFAPAWERHHRYHTLEGTQRAFPAHCERANAVLAGSDIKLFFLLTYLKSNALQEHQAASFGISQARVSHLATALLGVLNQVLARRGLLPVRDGGELAQRLANHPEPVFAYDGVERGVPRNTDREAQAEEYSAKKKRTA
- a CDS encoding transposase family protein, with amino-acid sequence MTLCDSTQYVHFLSATESGRAHDKKLADEYALHLPAGCVLRQDLGLLGHAPTGVVVEMPHKKPPKRELTFAQKLYNQLLSPLRVVIEHAHSGIKRLHMVQGTIRLRGEWVRDTVMVVACGLHNLRVRSPHRAYRAPVHAKLANYAE